From a single Oceanobacillus kimchii X50 genomic region:
- a CDS encoding secondary thiamine-phosphate synthase enzyme YjbQ — MASNVQSFQIQTDQKQTFIRLDNYLNDILKQSNVREGIMVVFCPHTTAAITINENADPDVKKDLSLGLNETFPNKDGYVHFEGNSDGHMKSSLVGANETLIISDGKLILGTWQSVYFSEFDGPRNRTVYVKIIEG; from the coding sequence ATGGCAAGCAATGTACAATCATTTCAAATACAAACGGATCAAAAACAAACCTTTATCCGATTAGATAATTACTTGAATGATATTTTGAAGCAAAGTAATGTCCGAGAAGGAATCATGGTTGTATTTTGTCCTCATACAACAGCTGCAATAACGATAAATGAAAATGCTGATCCAGATGTGAAGAAAGATCTTTCTCTTGGTTTAAATGAAACTTTTCCAAATAAAGATGGATACGTGCATTTTGAAGGAAATTCCGATGGTCATATGAAATCATCCCTTGTTGGAGCAAATGAAACATTAATTATCTCTGATGGAAAATTAATTCTAGGAACATGGCAAAGTGTTTATTTTAGTGAATTTGATGGACCAAGAAACAGAACAGTGTACGTTAAAATAATAGAAGGCTAA
- a CDS encoding sigma 54-interacting transcriptional regulator, with the protein MKQGHQIIKDLTVANWMINKWIYVLSTNSMKEAAKFFNKIDADFITVIDNGKPIGIITGKSIVQAFLDHGENMPVTEYMSRNHFQLVHADQFIIDVCKLPTSNCLVVDDEHRLIGILTSNEIQRGLVHYINELDQSFHSAEIVEVILESAYEGVAMVDRNGIIVEFNEAYSRFTGVDKKDAIGHPVQEVIENTNLHRTVKTGIAERGVIQYIQGQPMVVHRIPVWRNGELVGAIGMLIFEGVTELYQIYDRYQEKKQKMKNEKYPKKEISHQLQSDNYLEQIIGQSEELAKLKRMTRKVAQTEATVLITGDSGTGKELFAKSIHHLSDYKSGPFVCVNCGAIPEQLFESELFGYEDGSFTGAKRGGKIGKFKLADNGTLFLDEIGEMPLTMQTKLLRVIQEKEYEKVGGLIKQPLKARVVAATNRNLKVMVEKGTFREDLYYRINVIELHIPPLRKRERDIPLLISSYLLTICKKYNIQKKDITAEAIGVLMKYKWYGNIRELINTIEKLVILTEGDMIHYHHLPNYMKREEFTIDNQLSPMHQVKHQEHMRESELIKITLEQTGGNKTKTAQKLGIHRTTLYQKLKKFGIEM; encoded by the coding sequence TTGAAACAGGGACATCAGATTATAAAGGACTTAACAGTTGCGAATTGGATGATAAACAAATGGATATATGTTCTTTCCACTAATTCTATGAAAGAAGCTGCCAAATTTTTTAATAAGATAGATGCAGACTTTATTACAGTAATAGATAATGGCAAGCCAATTGGAATCATTACAGGTAAATCAATTGTACAAGCTTTTTTAGATCATGGAGAAAATATGCCAGTTACTGAATACATGTCTCGAAATCATTTTCAACTTGTTCATGCTGATCAATTTATTATAGACGTGTGTAAACTTCCGACATCCAATTGTTTAGTAGTGGACGATGAACATAGATTAATAGGGATACTAACCTCTAATGAGATTCAACGGGGATTAGTACACTATATAAATGAATTAGATCAATCATTTCATTCTGCAGAGATCGTAGAGGTTATTCTCGAAAGTGCCTATGAGGGTGTGGCAATGGTAGATAGAAACGGAATAATAGTCGAATTTAATGAAGCCTATAGTCGTTTTACTGGAGTCGATAAAAAGGATGCAATTGGACATCCGGTTCAAGAAGTAATTGAAAATACAAATCTTCATCGTACAGTGAAAACAGGAATAGCAGAACGTGGTGTAATTCAATACATACAGGGACAGCCAATGGTAGTACACCGAATCCCGGTATGGAGGAATGGAGAATTAGTAGGTGCGATTGGAATGCTGATATTTGAAGGAGTAACGGAACTATATCAAATCTATGATCGTTACCAAGAGAAAAAACAAAAAATGAAAAACGAAAAGTATCCAAAGAAAGAAATTAGTCATCAATTGCAGAGCGATAATTATTTGGAACAAATTATCGGCCAAAGTGAAGAGTTAGCTAAATTAAAACGGATGACAAGAAAAGTTGCCCAGACAGAGGCAACTGTATTAATAACAGGGGATAGCGGGACAGGAAAAGAACTATTTGCAAAGAGTATTCACCATTTGAGTGATTATAAATCTGGACCATTTGTTTGTGTGAATTGTGGGGCAATACCTGAGCAGTTGTTTGAATCTGAGTTATTTGGTTATGAAGATGGCTCATTTACGGGTGCAAAACGAGGAGGAAAAATAGGGAAATTTAAACTTGCGGACAATGGAACGTTATTTCTTGATGAAATTGGAGAAATGCCTCTTACCATGCAGACGAAATTACTAAGAGTAATCCAAGAAAAAGAGTATGAAAAAGTAGGTGGATTGATAAAGCAACCATTAAAAGCAAGAGTAGTTGCTGCTACAAATCGTAATTTGAAAGTGATGGTAGAGAAGGGTACCTTTAGAGAAGATTTATATTATCGCATTAATGTAATCGAATTACATATTCCTCCTCTTCGAAAAAGAGAAAGAGATATTCCATTACTTATATCTTCTTATCTACTAACGATTTGTAAAAAGTATAACATACAGAAAAAAGATATAACGGCAGAAGCGATAGGAGTACTAATGAAATATAAGTGGTATGGAAATATTCGAGAGCTTATTAATACAATAGAAAAGCTTGTCATATTAACTGAGGGTGACATGATCCACTATCATCATCTCCCAAACTATATGAAAAGAGAAGAGTTTACGATAGATAATCAGTTATCACCCATGCATCAAGTCAAACACCAAGAACATATGAGAGAAAGTGAGTTAATAAAAATTACATTAGAACAAACTGGTGGGAATAAAACCAAAACGGCTCAGAAATTAGGTATACATCGAACCACGCTCTATCAAAAATTAAAGAAGTTTGGTATTGAGATGTAG
- a CDS encoding DUF3887 domain-containing protein, whose translation MKKLLFILIAMLSILLVACGVNDDTSANNEQEENDTEQEETSKEEETNQESDDNQSESPEVDEEKTATAEAFLDKIVNEQITEAYNDLSEQMKEEITEEQLEEVWNTVTSDIGSFVSFELVSSTEEQGINIFIYDGLFAGGNAQFNVALDNANEIVGFYIYPK comes from the coding sequence ATGAAGAAACTACTATTTATACTTATTGCAATGTTATCAATACTGCTAGTCGCTTGTGGAGTGAATGATGATACGTCAGCTAATAATGAACAAGAGGAAAATGATACCGAACAAGAAGAAACTTCTAAAGAAGAAGAGACCAATCAAGAATCTGATGATAATCAAAGCGAATCACCTGAGGTTGATGAAGAGAAGACAGCAACTGCAGAAGCATTTCTAGACAAGATTGTAAATGAACAAATAACAGAAGCTTATAATGATTTGAGTGAACAAATGAAGGAAGAAATTACAGAAGAACAATTAGAAGAAGTATGGAATACCGTGACAAGTGATATCGGTTCTTTTGTTAGTTTTGAACTAGTGAGTTCGACAGAGGAGCAAGGAATTAACATCTTTATTTACGATGGATTATTTGCTGGCGGGAATGCACAGTTCAATGTTGCTTTGGATAATGCAAATGAGATTGTTGGTTTTTATATTTATCCAAAGTAA
- a CDS encoding alpha/beta fold hydrolase: protein MRTRIVIILFIILLLVACSSDRTLEEQSEEIIDNLIAGNFEDVRDNYFSQQLQETYSKEELQDYWQAMPINGNAKVELESSEQQSFHVVEGVVEQTESSIKVRMTWEQSELVGFHMEPMQKKKTLPSNVEEEKMIIGEGTDFELEGTLTLPTNRDEDLPGVILVHGSGPSDQDETVYAYAPFQDLAYGLAEQGIAVLRYPKRTFVYPNMEATFGNDLTVNEETIDDAVLAAELLKDDDRIQTDAVFVIGHSLGGMLAPRIDQQADTDGMVILAGSPRPLWEIIYDQNMYFLDKLVNEEEEKNKSIQMLEEEKRVGGALIDMTDEKAKETEVFTINGYYLKEMDEHSVGEIALHSNKPMLLLQGEADFQVTMEQDFTMWQQLLEEKIDVTFKSYPELNHFFITSEGTNKGTVEEYSIPGHVDEQVIEDIGKWIHEQTN from the coding sequence ATGCGAACTCGTATTGTTATCATCTTGTTTATTATATTATTGCTAGTAGCTTGTTCTTCCGATAGAACTTTGGAAGAACAATCAGAAGAGATCATCGACAACTTAATTGCAGGGAACTTTGAAGATGTAAGGGATAACTATTTTAGTCAACAGTTACAAGAGACTTATTCTAAAGAGGAACTTCAAGATTATTGGCAAGCAATGCCGATAAATGGGAACGCAAAAGTAGAATTGGAATCAAGCGAGCAGCAATCATTTCATGTTGTTGAAGGTGTTGTAGAGCAGACAGAATCTTCTATAAAGGTACGTATGACATGGGAACAATCAGAACTTGTCGGATTTCATATGGAACCTATGCAAAAGAAGAAAACGTTACCAAGTAATGTAGAAGAAGAAAAGATGATAATCGGTGAAGGTACTGATTTTGAGCTAGAAGGCACGTTAACTTTACCAACGAATCGTGATGAGGACTTACCCGGTGTTATTCTCGTCCATGGATCTGGACCATCAGATCAAGATGAGACAGTTTATGCATATGCTCCATTTCAAGATCTTGCCTATGGCTTAGCTGAACAAGGCATAGCTGTACTCCGTTATCCAAAACGCACGTTTGTATATCCAAATATGGAAGCTACATTCGGTAATGATTTGACTGTGAATGAAGAGACCATTGATGATGCGGTTCTTGCAGCAGAACTATTAAAAGATGATGATCGAATTCAAACAGACGCTGTCTTCGTCATAGGTCATAGTCTTGGAGGGATGCTTGCTCCAAGAATCGATCAACAAGCTGATACAGATGGTATGGTTATATTAGCTGGATCACCAAGACCGTTATGGGAAATTATATATGATCAGAATATGTATTTCCTTGATAAGCTAGTGAATGAAGAAGAGGAAAAAAATAAATCGATTCAAATGTTGGAAGAAGAAAAACGGGTTGGCGGAGCTTTAATCGATATGACGGATGAAAAAGCGAAAGAAACTGAGGTCTTTACAATCAACGGTTATTACTTAAAAGAAATGGATGAACATAGTGTTGGTGAGATCGCGCTTCACTCCAATAAACCAATGTTACTTTTACAAGGAGAAGCAGACTTTCAAGTAACGATGGAACAAGATTTTACTATGTGGCAACAATTATTAGAGGAAAAAATCGATGTGACATTTAAAAGCTATCCAGAGTTAAATCATTTCTTTATCACTTCTGAAGGCACAAATAAAGGAACTGTAGAAGAGTATTCGATTCCTGGTCATGTAGATGAACAAGTGATTGAAGATATTGGAAAATGGATTCATGAACAAACCAATTAG
- a CDS encoding Cof-type HAD-IIB family hydrolase has translation MKLIAIDLDGTLLSDEGNINQVSSEAIRNRLEAGDIVAICSGRSLHDTKELTKQAGLDLPLITGNGAVTYADHKVIEHLSMRPSLVHELMEKADKEGLYYEIYTNEGIYLERDITAILEKEVDDYPNISEEERNKMRAMIATQKDQFGLQTVEDYHSINYESLGVYKVFILSFQLDLLANLNKELQNREDISITGAGRQKLEISNQDASKGNALLSLAEYFQVPMENTVAIGDNFNDIPMFEVAGKSIAMGNAEPEVKEKSDITTKNYKEDGVAYALNHLIK, from the coding sequence ATGAAGTTAATTGCAATCGATCTAGATGGAACATTATTATCAGACGAAGGAAACATAAATCAAGTAAGTAGTGAAGCAATTCGGAACAGGTTAGAAGCAGGTGATATCGTCGCCATTTGTTCTGGTAGATCGCTACATGATACGAAAGAATTAACCAAGCAAGCAGGATTAGATTTACCACTCATCACGGGTAATGGAGCAGTTACTTATGCGGATCATAAGGTAATTGAGCATTTATCGATGCGGCCAAGTCTTGTGCATGAACTAATGGAAAAAGCAGATAAAGAAGGACTGTATTATGAGATCTATACGAATGAAGGAATTTATTTAGAAAGAGATATTACTGCTATATTAGAAAAAGAAGTCGATGATTACCCGAATATTAGTGAAGAAGAACGAAATAAAATGAGAGCGATGATTGCAACACAGAAAGATCAATTTGGTTTACAAACTGTAGAAGATTACCATTCCATTAATTATGAATCATTGGGTGTATATAAAGTGTTTATATTGTCGTTCCAACTTGATTTATTAGCTAATTTAAATAAAGAACTACAAAATAGAGAAGACATTTCCATCACTGGAGCAGGTCGCCAAAAACTAGAAATTTCTAACCAAGATGCCAGTAAAGGGAATGCATTACTCAGTCTAGCGGAATACTTTCAAGTTCCGATGGAGAATACTGTTGCTATCGGTGACAATTTTAATGATATCCCAATGTTTGAAGTAGCCGGTAAGAGTATCGCAATGGGAAATGCAGAGCCAGAAGTAAAAGAAAAATCCGATATAACTACTAAAAATTATAAAGAAGATGGTGTAGCATACGCGCTTAACCATTTAATAAAATAA
- a CDS encoding galactitol-1-phosphate 5-dehydrogenase has protein sequence MEALNLYGVKDLRYEDTPKPIIEKDDEVIIRVKAVGICGSDTSRYKKLGPYVEGMTFGHEFAGQVVEVGKSVTNFKSGDRVVACPTFSCGNCHYCKEGSPTRCVDLTVIGARDPGAYAEYTKLPERHVKILPDSIDDDTAALVEPSAVVAHGFYRTSITPGSSVAIMGVGSIGLLAVQWAKIFGASKVIAIDIDDHKLKIAQELGADIVVNPMEENAEEIVKHYTGDLGVDLAVESAGSPITSEQVLALPKKGGEVVFLGIPYGDITLKRYYFEMIVRNELRILGSWNALSAPFPGKEWDATLHYMGTGQLNVKPMISHRLGLEAGPEIFHQITNRLSDAVKVIFHPGK, from the coding sequence TTGGAAGCTTTGAATTTGTATGGTGTAAAGGATCTGCGCTACGAAGATACACCAAAGCCGATCATTGAAAAAGATGATGAGGTCATTATTCGAGTAAAAGCTGTAGGCATATGCGGTTCAGATACCTCTCGATATAAAAAGCTAGGTCCCTACGTGGAAGGAATGACTTTCGGACACGAGTTTGCAGGTCAAGTAGTGGAAGTAGGAAAAAGTGTCACGAATTTTAAATCAGGGGATCGTGTTGTGGCTTGCCCTACTTTTTCATGTGGAAATTGCCACTACTGTAAGGAAGGAAGTCCAACTAGATGTGTGGACCTGACCGTAATTGGAGCAAGAGATCCAGGTGCATATGCAGAATATACGAAACTACCAGAAAGGCACGTCAAGATATTGCCAGATTCGATTGATGATGATACTGCAGCACTTGTTGAGCCATCCGCTGTAGTTGCACATGGATTTTACCGAACATCAATTACACCAGGTAGTTCTGTAGCTATTATGGGTGTCGGGAGCATTGGATTATTAGCAGTACAATGGGCTAAAATTTTCGGTGCCAGTAAAGTAATTGCAATCGATATTGATGACCACAAATTAAAAATTGCTCAAGAACTTGGTGCGGACATTGTAGTAAACCCGATGGAAGAAAATGCTGAGGAAATCGTAAAACATTATACCGGTGATCTTGGTGTTGACCTTGCAGTGGAATCAGCTGGTTCGCCGATCACAAGTGAACAAGTACTTGCTTTACCAAAAAAAGGTGGAGAAGTAGTCTTTTTAGGAATTCCTTACGGCGATATTACACTAAAACGATATTATTTCGAGATGATTGTTCGAAACGAGCTAAGAATTCTTGGCTCATGGAATGCACTATCGGCACCTTTTCCAGGAAAAGAATGGGATGCAACTTTACATTACATGGGCACCGGCCAACTAAATGTAAAACCGATGATTTCTCACCGACTTGGACTCGAAGCTGGGCCAGAGATCTTTCATCAAATAACCAATAGACTTTCCGATGCTGTAAAAGTAATCTTTCATCCTGGTAAATAG
- a CDS encoding tripartite tricarboxylate transporter permease codes for METLMIAILLALLGSIIFTLIGLISGSDETAVLVPATLIVVLLGAPPEGVFAFFMAAVLSKHLTHAIPTALMGVPGDTTATPMLEHADFMRRIGLPHIALRKMISGGIIGAFIALPVALLFAVFLSQFGEFFQENAGIIFTLAAVLIGYFSKGRWASIILIVPLALVIQGLNLVSTTILEASLSISFFLGIAIGPMLTDILLALSRSARPMITRHEKNEYKLAPEKKSWSGYFPNPFKVLTKKQTSAVAGTSFLSSLTFALSPVGMTALMGELVGSRVKGQYKKSTTSLSTMNGVTESTYIAETIIPLVAFGIPLSPVAIGPAQALFNAPPVFTTEPVNNLHTMMEPFEFLIFGLIGIVIAAVIAYPFSMNFARKATVLVLKHINQEAIIGMFIGIVTLLAFYEGGIVGITVTFAMAMVGGILNRFLGVGVGVQFMVFYGSSWIVGTLLGM; via the coding sequence ATGGAAACATTAATGATAGCAATACTGCTTGCGCTCTTAGGAAGTATTATCTTCACTTTAATTGGATTGATATCAGGATCAGATGAGACAGCGGTACTTGTCCCAGCGACATTAATTGTCGTGTTATTGGGTGCTCCACCTGAAGGTGTGTTTGCATTCTTTATGGCTGCGGTGTTGTCTAAGCATTTAACCCATGCAATCCCAACGGCTTTAATGGGAGTCCCTGGTGATACAACTGCTACACCAATGCTTGAGCATGCTGACTTTATGCGACGCATTGGCTTACCGCATATAGCGTTACGCAAAATGATTTCAGGAGGTATCATCGGTGCATTTATCGCCTTGCCAGTTGCGCTTTTATTTGCAGTATTTTTAAGTCAATTCGGCGAGTTTTTCCAAGAAAATGCTGGGATTATTTTTACATTAGCAGCTGTATTGATAGGATATTTTTCTAAAGGAAGATGGGCCAGTATTATTTTAATCGTACCACTTGCCCTTGTTATTCAAGGGCTGAACCTTGTAAGTACAACGATTTTAGAAGCCAGCCTATCCATAAGTTTCTTCCTTGGTATTGCGATCGGGCCCATGTTGACGGATATACTATTAGCATTGTCTCGCAGTGCTCGTCCAATGATTACTAGGCATGAAAAAAATGAATATAAACTTGCTCCTGAGAAAAAATCATGGAGTGGTTATTTTCCAAATCCATTTAAAGTATTAACAAAAAAACAAACATCTGCTGTGGCGGGTACTTCTTTTCTATCATCGTTAACCTTTGCTTTAAGTCCAGTAGGAATGACTGCATTAATGGGCGAACTAGTCGGATCACGAGTGAAAGGTCAATACAAGAAGTCGACAACAAGTCTTTCCACGATGAACGGGGTAACCGAATCCACATATATTGCTGAGACCATCATTCCACTCGTGGCGTTTGGAATTCCATTAAGTCCAGTGGCAATTGGTCCTGCACAGGCATTATTCAATGCGCCACCAGTTTTCACTACAGAACCAGTTAATAACCTACATACGATGATGGAGCCATTTGAGTTTTTAATATTTGGTTTGATTGGAATCGTTATTGCAGCTGTTATTGCTTATCCTTTTTCTATGAATTTTGCGAGGAAAGCAACTGTTCTCGTATTAAAACATATTAACCAAGAAGCAATTATCGGTATGTTCATTGGAATAGTTACACTACTAGCCTTTTATGAAGGAGGCATTGTCGGAATTACAGTGACATTTGCGATGGCAATGGTTGGTGGTATACTGAATCGATTCCTAGGAGTAGGTGTTGGTGTACAGTTTATGGTATTCTATGGATCGAGTTGGATTGTAGGAACATTATTAGGAATGTAA
- a CDS encoding iron-containing alcohol dehydrogenase has translation MQEYAVFRTPETINYGRNAFEKIGVEAAARGHKAIIITDKIMEKLGYVSECRDLLCKEEIESAVYLGVESEPTDKYVEEALQLLKSEQCDVVISLGGGSCIDTAKAIAVIATNGGYIGDYMGMKKLAELPPLPHISIPTTAGTGSEATDATIITNTSNNVKMMIKQPVFMPNVAIVDPLLSLSSPKSVTAATGIDALSHAIEAYISRKAQPMTDMLALSSVEKIVNSLKSAYENGDDVLAREEMSIGSLQAGMSFTNASVCLVHGMSRPIGALFHVPHGFSNAMLLPAVLEFSKEHCVKRLADLGKFFEPDLSGVSDKEAADIAVESVKELCFDLNIPNFEGWGINQSEFQQVISKMAVDALASGSPENNPRIPTRQEIEKLYQTCYSYQFSSHKSVSN, from the coding sequence ATGCAAGAGTATGCAGTTTTTCGTACGCCGGAGACAATAAATTATGGGAGAAATGCGTTTGAAAAGATAGGGGTAGAAGCAGCAGCACGTGGCCATAAGGCAATTATTATTACCGATAAAATAATGGAAAAGTTGGGGTATGTAAGTGAATGTAGAGATTTACTTTGTAAGGAAGAAATTGAAAGCGCTGTCTATTTAGGGGTTGAATCCGAGCCCACAGATAAATATGTGGAAGAAGCATTGCAATTATTAAAGAGCGAACAATGTGATGTTGTTATTTCCCTAGGTGGAGGAAGTTGTATCGATACAGCAAAAGCAATTGCAGTGATTGCAACGAATGGTGGCTATATTGGGGATTATATGGGAATGAAAAAATTAGCAGAACTACCACCTTTACCACATATATCCATTCCGACAACAGCCGGTACTGGTTCAGAAGCGACCGATGCTACGATAATTACAAACACGAGTAATAATGTAAAGATGATGATTAAACAACCAGTTTTTATGCCAAATGTTGCTATTGTGGATCCATTATTATCGTTATCTTCTCCGAAATCCGTTACGGCGGCGACTGGAATCGATGCATTAAGTCATGCAATTGAGGCATATATCTCTCGAAAAGCTCAACCGATGACAGATATGTTAGCGCTTTCTTCGGTGGAAAAAATTGTAAACAGTTTAAAAAGTGCATATGAGAATGGAGACGATGTTCTAGCAAGAGAAGAGATGTCTATAGGTTCTCTACAAGCAGGTATGTCTTTTACGAACGCTTCTGTTTGTCTTGTCCATGGAATGTCGAGGCCAATCGGTGCTTTGTTTCATGTTCCACATGGTTTTTCCAATGCCATGTTACTTCCTGCTGTGCTTGAGTTTAGTAAAGAACATTGTGTGAAGCGGCTTGCGGATTTAGGAAAGTTTTTTGAACCTGATCTTTCGGGAGTATCTGATAAAGAGGCAGCAGATATTGCAGTAGAGTCGGTGAAAGAGTTGTGTTTTGATCTAAATATTCCAAACTTTGAAGGTTGGGGGATTAATCAATCGGAGTTTCAACAAGTGATCAGCAAAATGGCAGTGGATGCATTAGCGAGTGGCAGCCCGGAGAACAATCCGAGAATACCTACAAGACAAGAAATAGAGAAACTGTATCAAACTTGTTATAGCTATCAATTTTCATCACATAAGTCGGTAAGTAATTAA
- the deoC gene encoding deoxyribose-phosphate aldolase, producing MEKSDLIKIIDYTLLHPTSSKSEIESFVQEVVDYGFKTIFVQLYYVPFAVNWLAEHDVKVGVPVGFSLGGATTHVKVEETKEAIRNGAEEIDMLVNLGALKSGDYQTVEADIASVVEAANGLNTKVIIETALLNQEEKVNVTECIIRAGADFVKTATGFNGGGATVEDVRLLNELGKGKIQVKAAGGIKTYEDALAIIDAGATRIGSSGAVQIIRGETSTSSY from the coding sequence ATGGAAAAGAGCGATCTAATTAAAATCATTGATTATACATTATTACATCCAACTTCAAGTAAGTCTGAGATAGAGAGTTTCGTACAGGAAGTAGTCGATTATGGATTTAAAACAATTTTTGTTCAACTATATTATGTACCATTTGCAGTTAACTGGTTAGCTGAGCATGATGTAAAGGTTGGTGTGCCGGTTGGATTTTCTTTAGGAGGAGCAACTACACATGTGAAAGTGGAAGAAACAAAAGAAGCTATCCGTAACGGTGCAGAAGAAATCGATATGCTTGTTAACTTAGGAGCTTTAAAATCTGGAGATTATCAAACAGTAGAGGCTGATATTGCAAGTGTAGTAGAAGCAGCTAACGGTTTAAATACGAAAGTAATAATTGAAACAGCTTTATTGAACCAAGAAGAGAAAGTTAACGTTACGGAATGTATTATCCGTGCAGGAGCGGATTTTGTGAAAACAGCTACTGGATTTAATGGTGGCGGAGCAACGGTAGAAGATGTTCGATTATTAAATGAACTCGGTAAAGGGAAAATTCAAGTTAAGGCGGCCGGAGGCATAAAAACGTACGAAGATGCTCTAGCAATTATTGATGCAGGTGCCACACGAATTGGTTCTAGTGGTGCCGTACAAATAATCCGTGGAGAAACATCAACAAGCTCTTATTAA
- a CDS encoding tyrosine-protein phosphatase: MNDALLLNPARHIDIDGAANIRDLGGYPTKEGNMTKWGKYFRSDSLHALPLESEKYLAREKGVQSIIDLRLSFEGKYKHIDQLSYDYINIPLLDPATFTTKIPKSLVDMYCMMLDSSQKQFKEVFQHFIHAGDNPVLFHCRVGKDRTGVLAAMLLDLAGVSHDLIIKDYALTSKYKPVTEEALRSTPPLMTKKQFRSMLLCEPEYMEQFLRYLYDNYGSTEGFLHKIGFSEKERQQLRTSFIEE, encoded by the coding sequence ATGAATGATGCTTTACTTTTAAATCCAGCAAGACATATTGATATCGATGGTGCTGCGAATATTCGAGACCTTGGCGGTTATCCAACGAAAGAAGGTAATATGACGAAGTGGGGGAAATATTTTCGGAGTGATTCGTTACATGCTCTACCTTTAGAAAGTGAAAAGTATTTAGCTAGAGAAAAAGGTGTTCAATCGATTATTGACCTTCGTTTGTCCTTTGAAGGAAAGTACAAGCACATTGATCAACTATCATATGACTATATCAATATCCCGTTATTAGACCCAGCCACGTTCACTACGAAGATACCAAAATCGTTAGTCGATATGTATTGCATGATGTTGGATTCGAGTCAAAAGCAATTTAAAGAAGTATTTCAACATTTTATTCATGCAGGGGACAACCCAGTATTATTTCACTGTCGAGTTGGAAAGGACCGAACAGGTGTCTTAGCTGCAATGTTGCTAGATTTAGCAGGTGTATCTCATGATTTGATTATAAAAGATTATGCACTTACGAGTAAGTATAAACCGGTAACAGAAGAAGCATTACGTAGTACTCCTCCTCTTATGACGAAGAAACAATTTCGAAGTATGTTATTATGTGAACCAGAATATATGGAACAATTTTTACGTTATTTATATGATAACTATGGAAGTACGGAAGGCTTCCTCCATAAAATTGGATTTAGTGAGAAAGAGAGGCAGCAATTAAGAACTTCGTTTATAGAAGAATAA